One Bombus fervidus isolate BK054 chromosome 5, iyBomFerv1, whole genome shotgun sequence DNA window includes the following coding sequences:
- the LOC139987328 gene encoding 1-phosphatidylinositol 4,5-bisphosphate phosphodiesterase isoform X1, translated as MTKRFEFNWQIEVPLALRQGCVFDRWSEEKDNTELELNCMFKVDEYGFFIYWQSEGKDGDVIELCQVSDIRAGGLPKDPKLYDKLLTKHGEQLEEKCLTICSGVDYTNINYQHVVCPDPATAKIWLDGVRSITHNVKANNVCPLTCLKKHWMRLRMLIDPNGKVPVKVVARTFASGKTEKLVYQCLADLGLSSGKNDVIEPEDFTFDAFYALYHKICPRNDIEELFQSITQGKADTINLEQLVMFLNEKQRDPTLNEILYPLYDEKRASEIINDYEQNEIARNQKTMTKDGFIRYLMSDENAPVFLDRLDVYMDMDQPLAHYYINSSHNTYLSGRQFGGKSSVEMYRQVLLAGCRCVELDCWDGKGEDEEPIITHGKAMCTDILFRDVIYAVRDTAFVTSEYPVILSFENHCSKKQQYKLAKYCDEILGDLLLKEPLKEFPLEPGMPLPPPSMLKRKILIKNKRLKPEVEKHELELFRQGQFVIEDEVKEDASAPPSVAAVVEQQSVKEEVSTAESVASSTTGNQQQSSSSTGLGDTLELAVVQPYTGSTTNVHPWLSSMVNYAQPIKFPGFDIAERKAKLSLSNALKREKRLMYVPSCTEKNIHHNMSSFAETAGLNYLKTQAIEFVNYNKRQMSRIYPKGTRADSSNYMPQVFWNAGCQMVSLNFQTADLPMQLNQGKFEYNGSSGYLLKPDFMRRADRSFDPFAESPVDGVIATQCSVQVIAGQFLSDKKVGTYVEVEMYGLPTDTIRKEFRTRVVPANGLNPVYNEEPFLFRKVVLPDLAALRFAVYDESNGKLLGQRIVPLDGLQSGYRHISLRTEANFPMSLPMLFCNIEIKIYVPDGYEGFMDALTAPRAYKKPENASQNKMRGLGIEESDSRGHSDSMPAHHREVPKPREEMKFNPITVELLRQEKGYQKVLRKQQKELESLKKRHQKEKLAVQKQHCAAIEKIIKGKNKAELSRDPTVRREVSEQTVQWSRLADRQRREERDLVRSHLEERRNSLRKLCVAAQLAQQKQLTARHEREIKEMNARQARLSVESMREVMNDKTLKTRGIKEGRLREKQQNNTKKFMEERRIAQLIQNREKEKLKLIHEKQLEELQKDMNAVMDMYNNEEMEYELGPKTECYV; from the exons ATGACGAAGAGATTCGAGTTCAATTGGCAGATCGAGGTACCGCTAGCGCTTCGTCAGGGATGCGTGTTCGATCGGTGGTCAGAGGAAAAGGACAACACGGAGCTCGAATTAAACTGCATGTTTAAGGTCGATGAATATGGGTTTTTTATCTATTGGCAAAGCGAAGGAAAG gACGGAGATGTGATAGAGTTGTGCCAAGTGAGCGATATACGCGCCGGTGGATTACCAAAG GATCCAAAATTGTACGACAAGCTTCTCACGAAACACGGAGAGCAGTTAGAGGAGAAATGTTTAACCATCTGTTCAGGCGTAGATTATACCAATATTAATTACCAACACGTCGTCTGTCCAGATCCAGCGACGGCTAAG ATATGGCTGGATGGCGTACGATCGATTACGCACAACGTGAAAGCCAACAACGTTTGCCCGCTTACGTGCTTGAAGAAACA CTGGATGCGGCTTAGAATGTTGATCGATCCAAATGGAAAAGTTCCGGTGAAAGTGGTCGCAAGAACTTTCGCATCTGGAAAAACGGAAAAGCTTGTTTATCAGTGCCTCGCCGATTTAGGCCTATCTAGCGGCAAg AACGATGTCATCGAGCCAGAGGATTTCACGTTCGACGCATTCTACGCGCTCTACCACAAAATTTGCCCGAGGAATGACATAGAGGAATTGTTTCAATCCAT CACCCAGGGCAAAGCGGACACAATCAATTTGGAACAACTGGTCATGTTTCTAAACGAGAAGCAACGGGATCCAACTTTGAACGAGATCTTATATCCGCTGTACGACGAGAAGAGGGCGTCAGAGATTATAAACGATTACGAACAAAACGAAATAGCGCGAAATCAAA AAACGATGACGAAAGATGGTTTTATAAGGTATCTGATGTCCGACGAGAACGCGCCTGTTTTCTTGGACAGGCTGGACGTCTACATGGATATGGACCAACCATTGGCTCATTATTACATTAACTCGAGTCACAATACGTATCTGAGTGGTCGACAATTTGGTGGCAAAAGCAGCGTTGAGATGTACAGACAAGTGTTGTTAGCTGGTTGTAG GTGCGTCGAATTGGATTGTTGGGATGGCAAAGGAGAGGACGAGGAACCGATAATTACACACGGCAAAGCTATGTGCACGGACATTCTCTTCAGAGATGTTATTTACGCAGTTCGAGACACTGCGTTCGTCACGTCGGAATATCCGGTCATTCTTAGCTTCGAGAACCACTGCAGCAAGAAACAACAATACAAACTGGCGAAGTACTGTGACGAAATTCTAGGAGACCTGCTTCTCAAGGAGCCTCTCAAAGAATTTCCC CTAGAACCAGGGATGCCCCTACCACCGCCCAGCATGCTCAAACGTAAAATTCTCATAAAGAATAAACGTTTGAAACCCGAGGTGGAGAAGCACGAGTTGGAATTATTTCGACAAGGTCAATTTGTCATCGAGGACGAGGTCAAAGAAGATGCGAGCGCACCACCGTCTGTCGCAGCGGTCGTCGAGCAACAATCGGTAAAG GAAGAGGTCTCGACAGCTGAATCCGTGGCATCGTCGACGACTGGTAATCAACAACAATCTAGTTCTAGCACAGGTTTGGGCGACACGTTGGAATTAGCGGTGGTTCAGCCGTATACCGGAAGTACAACAAATGTTCACCCATGGTTATCCTCTATGGTCAACTATGCTCAACCTATAAAATTCCCGGGCTTCGATATTGCCGAACGTAAGGCAAAGCTTTCCCTCAGTAACGCGcttaaaagagagaaaagattgATGTACGTGCCCTCTTGTACAGAAAAGAATATTCATCACAATATGTCTTCCTTCGCGGAAACCGCTGGCCTGAATTACTTGAAGACGCAAGCCATCGAGTTCGTCAATTATAACAAGCGTCAAATGAGCCGCATTTATCCGAAAGGCACTCGAGCGGATTCATCGAATTATATGCCACAG GTCTTCTGGAACGCTGGCTGTCAAATGGTGTCGTTAAATTTCCAAACCGCGGACTTGCCGATGCAGCTGAATCAGGGAAAATTCGAGTATAACGGTTCCTCTGGTTACCTATTGAAACCGGATTTCATGAGACGAGCCGATCGAAGTTTCGATCCTTTCGCGGAGAGCCCCGTGGATGGTGTAATAGCTACACAATGCAGCGTCCAG GTAATCGCGGGTCAATTTTTATCCGATAAGAAAGTCGGAACGTACGTGGAAGTAGAGATGTACGGTCTACCGACAGATACGATTCGTAAAGAATTTCGGACAAGAGTAGTTCCAGCGAATGGCCTGAATCCCGTGTACAATGAAGAACCTTTTCTCTTTCGAAAAGTCGTCCTTCCCGATTTAGCAGCCTTGCGATTCGCCGTTTACGACGAATCCAACGGCAAGCTGCTAGGTCAAAGAATCGTCCCATTAGACGGTCTACAATCAGGATATCGACATATATCTCTGCGAACCGAGGCAAACTTTCCCATGTCCTTGCCAATGCTGTTCTGTAATATCGAGATCAAGATTTACGTACCGGATGGCTACGAAG GTTTTATGGACGCGCTGACGGCACCACGGGCCTACAAGAAACCTGAAAATGCGTCGCAAAATAAAATGCGTGGCCTTGGAATAGAAGAGAGCGACAGTAGAGGACATTCTGATTCCATGCCTGCTCATCACCGCGAAGTACCTAAACCACGAG AGGAAATGAAATTCAACCCCATAACGGTGGAATTGTTGCGACAAGAAAAGGGATACCAAAAAGTACTGAGGAAACAGCAAAAGGAACTGGAATCCCTGAAGAAGAGGCACCAGAAAGAGAAACTCGCCGTCCAGAAACAACATTGTGCTGCGATAGAGAAGATCATCAAAGGAAAAAA CAAAGCGGAACTTTCGAGAGACCCGACCGTACGCCGCGAGGTTTCCGAACAAACAGTTCAATGGTCTCGATTGGCGGATAGGCAACGACGCGAGGAACGTGACCTGGTACGTTCTCATCTGGAGGAACGACGGAATAGCTTGCGAAAATTGTGCGTGGCTGCTCAACTGGCCCAGCAAAAGCAACTCACGGCGCGACACGAGCGCGAGATCAAAGAGATGAACGCGAGACAAGCGAGACTCTCGGTAGAAAGTATGAGGGAAGTGATGAACGATAAAACGTTGAAGACTCGGGGAATCAAGGAGGGTCGGCTTAGAGAAAAACAGCAGAACAACACGAAAAAATTTatggaagagagaagaatcgCGCAACTGATTCAAAATAGGGAAAAAGAGAAGTTGAAACTCATTCATGAAAAACAACTAGAGGAATTGCAGAAAGACATGAATGCG GTTATGGATATGTACAACAACGAGGAAATGGAATACGAGTTGGGTCCTAAAACCGAATGCTACGTGTGA
- the LOC139987328 gene encoding 1-phosphatidylinositol 4,5-bisphosphate phosphodiesterase isoform X2 — protein sequence MTKRFEFNWQIEVPLALRQGCVFDRWSEEKDNTELELNCMFKVDEYGFFIYWQSEGKDGDVIELCQVSDIRAGGLPKDPKLYDKLLTKHGEQLEEKCLTICSGVDYTNINYQHVVCPDPATAKIWLDGVRSITHNVKANNVCPLTCLKKHWMRLRMLIDPNGKVPVKVVARTFASGKTEKLVYQCLADLGLSSGKNDVIEPEDFTFDAFYALYHKICPRNDIEELFQSITQGKADTINLEQLVMFLNEKQRDPTLNEILYPLYDEKRASEIINDYEQNEIARNQKTMTKDGFIRYLMSDENAPVFLDRLDVYMDMDQPLAHYYINSSHNTYLSGRQFGGKSSVEMYRQVLLAGCRCVELDCWDGKGEDEEPIITHGKAMCTDILFRDVIYAVRDTAFVTSEYPVILSFENHCSKKQQYKLAKYCDEILGDLLLKEPLKEFPLEPGMPLPPPSMLKRKILIKNKRLKPEVEKHELELFRQGQFVIEDEVKEDASAPPSVAAVVEQQSVKEEVSTAESVASSTTGNQQQSSSSTGLGDTLELAVVQPYTGSTTNVHPWLSSMVNYAQPIKFPGFDIAEQKNIHHNMSSFAETAGLNYLKTQAIEFVNYNKRQMSRIYPKGTRADSSNYMPQVFWNAGCQMVSLNFQTADLPMQLNQGKFEYNGSSGYLLKPDFMRRADRSFDPFAESPVDGVIATQCSVQVIAGQFLSDKKVGTYVEVEMYGLPTDTIRKEFRTRVVPANGLNPVYNEEPFLFRKVVLPDLAALRFAVYDESNGKLLGQRIVPLDGLQSGYRHISLRTEANFPMSLPMLFCNIEIKIYVPDGYEGFMDALTAPRAYKKPENASQNKMRGLGIEESDSRGHSDSMPAHHREVPKPRGKRFRRFTLKIRIYRLVLFFFSEEMKFNPITVELLRQEKGYQKVLRKQQKELESLKKRHQKEKLAVQKQHCAAIEKIIKGKNKAELSRDPTVRREVSEQTVQWSRLADRQRREERDLVRSHLEERRNSLRKLCVAAQLAQQKQLTARHEREIKEMNARQARLSVESMREVMNDKTLKTRGIKEGRLREKQQNNTKKFMEERRIAQLIQNREKEKLKLIHEKQLEELQKDMNAVMDMYNNEEMEYELGPKTECYV from the exons ATGACGAAGAGATTCGAGTTCAATTGGCAGATCGAGGTACCGCTAGCGCTTCGTCAGGGATGCGTGTTCGATCGGTGGTCAGAGGAAAAGGACAACACGGAGCTCGAATTAAACTGCATGTTTAAGGTCGATGAATATGGGTTTTTTATCTATTGGCAAAGCGAAGGAAAG gACGGAGATGTGATAGAGTTGTGCCAAGTGAGCGATATACGCGCCGGTGGATTACCAAAG GATCCAAAATTGTACGACAAGCTTCTCACGAAACACGGAGAGCAGTTAGAGGAGAAATGTTTAACCATCTGTTCAGGCGTAGATTATACCAATATTAATTACCAACACGTCGTCTGTCCAGATCCAGCGACGGCTAAG ATATGGCTGGATGGCGTACGATCGATTACGCACAACGTGAAAGCCAACAACGTTTGCCCGCTTACGTGCTTGAAGAAACA CTGGATGCGGCTTAGAATGTTGATCGATCCAAATGGAAAAGTTCCGGTGAAAGTGGTCGCAAGAACTTTCGCATCTGGAAAAACGGAAAAGCTTGTTTATCAGTGCCTCGCCGATTTAGGCCTATCTAGCGGCAAg AACGATGTCATCGAGCCAGAGGATTTCACGTTCGACGCATTCTACGCGCTCTACCACAAAATTTGCCCGAGGAATGACATAGAGGAATTGTTTCAATCCAT CACCCAGGGCAAAGCGGACACAATCAATTTGGAACAACTGGTCATGTTTCTAAACGAGAAGCAACGGGATCCAACTTTGAACGAGATCTTATATCCGCTGTACGACGAGAAGAGGGCGTCAGAGATTATAAACGATTACGAACAAAACGAAATAGCGCGAAATCAAA AAACGATGACGAAAGATGGTTTTATAAGGTATCTGATGTCCGACGAGAACGCGCCTGTTTTCTTGGACAGGCTGGACGTCTACATGGATATGGACCAACCATTGGCTCATTATTACATTAACTCGAGTCACAATACGTATCTGAGTGGTCGACAATTTGGTGGCAAAAGCAGCGTTGAGATGTACAGACAAGTGTTGTTAGCTGGTTGTAG GTGCGTCGAATTGGATTGTTGGGATGGCAAAGGAGAGGACGAGGAACCGATAATTACACACGGCAAAGCTATGTGCACGGACATTCTCTTCAGAGATGTTATTTACGCAGTTCGAGACACTGCGTTCGTCACGTCGGAATATCCGGTCATTCTTAGCTTCGAGAACCACTGCAGCAAGAAACAACAATACAAACTGGCGAAGTACTGTGACGAAATTCTAGGAGACCTGCTTCTCAAGGAGCCTCTCAAAGAATTTCCC CTAGAACCAGGGATGCCCCTACCACCGCCCAGCATGCTCAAACGTAAAATTCTCATAAAGAATAAACGTTTGAAACCCGAGGTGGAGAAGCACGAGTTGGAATTATTTCGACAAGGTCAATTTGTCATCGAGGACGAGGTCAAAGAAGATGCGAGCGCACCACCGTCTGTCGCAGCGGTCGTCGAGCAACAATCGGTAAAG GAAGAGGTCTCGACAGCTGAATCCGTGGCATCGTCGACGACTGGTAATCAACAACAATCTAGTTCTAGCACAGGTTTGGGCGACACGTTGGAATTAGCGGTGGTTCAGCCGTATACCGGAAGTACAACAAATGTTCACCCATGGTTATCCTCTATGGTCAACTATGCTCAACCTATAAAATTCCCGGGCTTCGATATTGCCGAAC AAAAGAATATTCATCACAATATGTCTTCCTTCGCGGAAACCGCTGGCCTGAATTACTTGAAGACGCAAGCCATCGAGTTCGTCAATTATAACAAGCGTCAAATGAGCCGCATTTATCCGAAAGGCACTCGAGCGGATTCATCGAATTATATGCCACAG GTCTTCTGGAACGCTGGCTGTCAAATGGTGTCGTTAAATTTCCAAACCGCGGACTTGCCGATGCAGCTGAATCAGGGAAAATTCGAGTATAACGGTTCCTCTGGTTACCTATTGAAACCGGATTTCATGAGACGAGCCGATCGAAGTTTCGATCCTTTCGCGGAGAGCCCCGTGGATGGTGTAATAGCTACACAATGCAGCGTCCAG GTAATCGCGGGTCAATTTTTATCCGATAAGAAAGTCGGAACGTACGTGGAAGTAGAGATGTACGGTCTACCGACAGATACGATTCGTAAAGAATTTCGGACAAGAGTAGTTCCAGCGAATGGCCTGAATCCCGTGTACAATGAAGAACCTTTTCTCTTTCGAAAAGTCGTCCTTCCCGATTTAGCAGCCTTGCGATTCGCCGTTTACGACGAATCCAACGGCAAGCTGCTAGGTCAAAGAATCGTCCCATTAGACGGTCTACAATCAGGATATCGACATATATCTCTGCGAACCGAGGCAAACTTTCCCATGTCCTTGCCAATGCTGTTCTGTAATATCGAGATCAAGATTTACGTACCGGATGGCTACGAAG GTTTTATGGACGCGCTGACGGCACCACGGGCCTACAAGAAACCTGAAAATGCGTCGCAAAATAAAATGCGTGGCCTTGGAATAGAAGAGAGCGACAGTAGAGGACATTCTGATTCCATGCCTGCTCATCACCGCGAAGTACCTAAACCACGAGGTAAACGATTCAGACGATTCACCTTGAAAATACGTATTTACAggctcgttttattttttttctcagAGGAAATGAAATTCAACCCCATAACGGTGGAATTGTTGCGACAAGAAAAGGGATACCAAAAAGTACTGAGGAAACAGCAAAAGGAACTGGAATCCCTGAAGAAGAGGCACCAGAAAGAGAAACTCGCCGTCCAGAAACAACATTGTGCTGCGATAGAGAAGATCATCAAAGGAAAAAA CAAAGCGGAACTTTCGAGAGACCCGACCGTACGCCGCGAGGTTTCCGAACAAACAGTTCAATGGTCTCGATTGGCGGATAGGCAACGACGCGAGGAACGTGACCTGGTACGTTCTCATCTGGAGGAACGACGGAATAGCTTGCGAAAATTGTGCGTGGCTGCTCAACTGGCCCAGCAAAAGCAACTCACGGCGCGACACGAGCGCGAGATCAAAGAGATGAACGCGAGACAAGCGAGACTCTCGGTAGAAAGTATGAGGGAAGTGATGAACGATAAAACGTTGAAGACTCGGGGAATCAAGGAGGGTCGGCTTAGAGAAAAACAGCAGAACAACACGAAAAAATTTatggaagagagaagaatcgCGCAACTGATTCAAAATAGGGAAAAAGAGAAGTTGAAACTCATTCATGAAAAACAACTAGAGGAATTGCAGAAAGACATGAATGCG GTTATGGATATGTACAACAACGAGGAAATGGAATACGAGTTGGGTCCTAAAACCGAATGCTACGTGTGA
- the LOC139987328 gene encoding 1-phosphatidylinositol 4,5-bisphosphate phosphodiesterase isoform X3 has product MTKRFEFNWQIEVPLALRQGCVFDRWSEEKDNTELELNCMFKVDEYGFFIYWQSEGKDGDVIELCQVSDIRAGGLPKDPKLYDKLLTKHGEQLEEKCLTICSGVDYTNINYQHVVCPDPATAKIWLDGVRSITHNVKANNVCPLTCLKKHWMRLRMLIDPNGKVPVKVVARTFASGKTEKLVYQCLADLGLSSGKNDVIEPEDFTFDAFYALYHKICPRNDIEELFQSITQGKADTINLEQLVMFLNEKQRDPTLNEILYPLYDEKRASEIINDYEQNEIARNQKTMTKDGFIRYLMSDENAPVFLDRLDVYMDMDQPLAHYYINSSHNTYLSGRQFGGKSSVEMYRQVLLAGCRCVELDCWDGKGEDEEPIITHGKAMCTDILFRDVIYAVRDTAFVTSEYPVILSFENHCSKKQQYKLAKYCDEILGDLLLKEPLKEFPLEPGMPLPPPSMLKRKILIKNKRLKPEVEKHELELFRQGQFVIEDEVKEDASAPPSVAAVVEQQSVKEEVSTAESVASSTTGNQQQSSSSTGLGDTLELAVVQPYTGSTTNVHPWLSSMVNYAQPIKFPGFDIAEQKNIHHNMSSFAETAGLNYLKTQAIEFVNYNKRQMSRIYPKGTRADSSNYMPQVFWNAGCQMVSLNFQTADLPMQLNQGKFEYNGSSGYLLKPDFMRRADRSFDPFAESPVDGVIATQCSVQVIAGQFLSDKKVGTYVEVEMYGLPTDTIRKEFRTRVVPANGLNPVYNEEPFLFRKVVLPDLAALRFAVYDESNGKLLGQRIVPLDGLQSGYRHISLRTEANFPMSLPMLFCNIEIKIYVPDGYEGFMDALTAPRAYKKPENASQNKMRGLGIEESDSRGHSDSMPAHHREVPKPREEMKFNPITVELLRQEKGYQKVLRKQQKELESLKKRHQKEKLAVQKQHCAAIEKIIKGKNKAELSRDPTVRREVSEQTVQWSRLADRQRREERDLVRSHLEERRNSLRKLCVAAQLAQQKQLTARHEREIKEMNARQARLSVESMREVMNDKTLKTRGIKEGRLREKQQNNTKKFMEERRIAQLIQNREKEKLKLIHEKQLEELQKDMNAVMDMYNNEEMEYELGPKTECYV; this is encoded by the exons ATGACGAAGAGATTCGAGTTCAATTGGCAGATCGAGGTACCGCTAGCGCTTCGTCAGGGATGCGTGTTCGATCGGTGGTCAGAGGAAAAGGACAACACGGAGCTCGAATTAAACTGCATGTTTAAGGTCGATGAATATGGGTTTTTTATCTATTGGCAAAGCGAAGGAAAG gACGGAGATGTGATAGAGTTGTGCCAAGTGAGCGATATACGCGCCGGTGGATTACCAAAG GATCCAAAATTGTACGACAAGCTTCTCACGAAACACGGAGAGCAGTTAGAGGAGAAATGTTTAACCATCTGTTCAGGCGTAGATTATACCAATATTAATTACCAACACGTCGTCTGTCCAGATCCAGCGACGGCTAAG ATATGGCTGGATGGCGTACGATCGATTACGCACAACGTGAAAGCCAACAACGTTTGCCCGCTTACGTGCTTGAAGAAACA CTGGATGCGGCTTAGAATGTTGATCGATCCAAATGGAAAAGTTCCGGTGAAAGTGGTCGCAAGAACTTTCGCATCTGGAAAAACGGAAAAGCTTGTTTATCAGTGCCTCGCCGATTTAGGCCTATCTAGCGGCAAg AACGATGTCATCGAGCCAGAGGATTTCACGTTCGACGCATTCTACGCGCTCTACCACAAAATTTGCCCGAGGAATGACATAGAGGAATTGTTTCAATCCAT CACCCAGGGCAAAGCGGACACAATCAATTTGGAACAACTGGTCATGTTTCTAAACGAGAAGCAACGGGATCCAACTTTGAACGAGATCTTATATCCGCTGTACGACGAGAAGAGGGCGTCAGAGATTATAAACGATTACGAACAAAACGAAATAGCGCGAAATCAAA AAACGATGACGAAAGATGGTTTTATAAGGTATCTGATGTCCGACGAGAACGCGCCTGTTTTCTTGGACAGGCTGGACGTCTACATGGATATGGACCAACCATTGGCTCATTATTACATTAACTCGAGTCACAATACGTATCTGAGTGGTCGACAATTTGGTGGCAAAAGCAGCGTTGAGATGTACAGACAAGTGTTGTTAGCTGGTTGTAG GTGCGTCGAATTGGATTGTTGGGATGGCAAAGGAGAGGACGAGGAACCGATAATTACACACGGCAAAGCTATGTGCACGGACATTCTCTTCAGAGATGTTATTTACGCAGTTCGAGACACTGCGTTCGTCACGTCGGAATATCCGGTCATTCTTAGCTTCGAGAACCACTGCAGCAAGAAACAACAATACAAACTGGCGAAGTACTGTGACGAAATTCTAGGAGACCTGCTTCTCAAGGAGCCTCTCAAAGAATTTCCC CTAGAACCAGGGATGCCCCTACCACCGCCCAGCATGCTCAAACGTAAAATTCTCATAAAGAATAAACGTTTGAAACCCGAGGTGGAGAAGCACGAGTTGGAATTATTTCGACAAGGTCAATTTGTCATCGAGGACGAGGTCAAAGAAGATGCGAGCGCACCACCGTCTGTCGCAGCGGTCGTCGAGCAACAATCGGTAAAG GAAGAGGTCTCGACAGCTGAATCCGTGGCATCGTCGACGACTGGTAATCAACAACAATCTAGTTCTAGCACAGGTTTGGGCGACACGTTGGAATTAGCGGTGGTTCAGCCGTATACCGGAAGTACAACAAATGTTCACCCATGGTTATCCTCTATGGTCAACTATGCTCAACCTATAAAATTCCCGGGCTTCGATATTGCCGAAC AAAAGAATATTCATCACAATATGTCTTCCTTCGCGGAAACCGCTGGCCTGAATTACTTGAAGACGCAAGCCATCGAGTTCGTCAATTATAACAAGCGTCAAATGAGCCGCATTTATCCGAAAGGCACTCGAGCGGATTCATCGAATTATATGCCACAG GTCTTCTGGAACGCTGGCTGTCAAATGGTGTCGTTAAATTTCCAAACCGCGGACTTGCCGATGCAGCTGAATCAGGGAAAATTCGAGTATAACGGTTCCTCTGGTTACCTATTGAAACCGGATTTCATGAGACGAGCCGATCGAAGTTTCGATCCTTTCGCGGAGAGCCCCGTGGATGGTGTAATAGCTACACAATGCAGCGTCCAG GTAATCGCGGGTCAATTTTTATCCGATAAGAAAGTCGGAACGTACGTGGAAGTAGAGATGTACGGTCTACCGACAGATACGATTCGTAAAGAATTTCGGACAAGAGTAGTTCCAGCGAATGGCCTGAATCCCGTGTACAATGAAGAACCTTTTCTCTTTCGAAAAGTCGTCCTTCCCGATTTAGCAGCCTTGCGATTCGCCGTTTACGACGAATCCAACGGCAAGCTGCTAGGTCAAAGAATCGTCCCATTAGACGGTCTACAATCAGGATATCGACATATATCTCTGCGAACCGAGGCAAACTTTCCCATGTCCTTGCCAATGCTGTTCTGTAATATCGAGATCAAGATTTACGTACCGGATGGCTACGAAG GTTTTATGGACGCGCTGACGGCACCACGGGCCTACAAGAAACCTGAAAATGCGTCGCAAAATAAAATGCGTGGCCTTGGAATAGAAGAGAGCGACAGTAGAGGACATTCTGATTCCATGCCTGCTCATCACCGCGAAGTACCTAAACCACGAG AGGAAATGAAATTCAACCCCATAACGGTGGAATTGTTGCGACAAGAAAAGGGATACCAAAAAGTACTGAGGAAACAGCAAAAGGAACTGGAATCCCTGAAGAAGAGGCACCAGAAAGAGAAACTCGCCGTCCAGAAACAACATTGTGCTGCGATAGAGAAGATCATCAAAGGAAAAAA CAAAGCGGAACTTTCGAGAGACCCGACCGTACGCCGCGAGGTTTCCGAACAAACAGTTCAATGGTCTCGATTGGCGGATAGGCAACGACGCGAGGAACGTGACCTGGTACGTTCTCATCTGGAGGAACGACGGAATAGCTTGCGAAAATTGTGCGTGGCTGCTCAACTGGCCCAGCAAAAGCAACTCACGGCGCGACACGAGCGCGAGATCAAAGAGATGAACGCGAGACAAGCGAGACTCTCGGTAGAAAGTATGAGGGAAGTGATGAACGATAAAACGTTGAAGACTCGGGGAATCAAGGAGGGTCGGCTTAGAGAAAAACAGCAGAACAACACGAAAAAATTTatggaagagagaagaatcgCGCAACTGATTCAAAATAGGGAAAAAGAGAAGTTGAAACTCATTCATGAAAAACAACTAGAGGAATTGCAGAAAGACATGAATGCG GTTATGGATATGTACAACAACGAGGAAATGGAATACGAGTTGGGTCCTAAAACCGAATGCTACGTGTGA